A part of Nocardioides sp. WS12 genomic DNA contains:
- a CDS encoding MlaD family protein encodes MSASNLFRRSAVGLTAVAVVAVGVVVTGGDDDTNQITTTIADAGQLENGAEVRSAGVRIGQVSGIQLVGKKAQLTLEVNDGVLPLHDDATLTMRPVNVLGENYIDLDAGSDKAAFTDSTVIPEERTSTAVTLQDVLNTFEDPTAAGLASLVTTLGEGLDDNGAELAKALKVLAPAMQDTGRVGAILSEQNEVLASLVKATDPVTAALAADGGKTLDSLVESTRDTLAALGNQQVALEATLRELPGTLLSAQRTLARFGATARAGTPTLKALRPLTGDLDDVVKELRNFADSADPALASLKPVLDEADRLLDAAAPVVATLRQTGPDLASTAASLKPVSRALLDNHLQDVMDFVRKWALSTNGRDGLSHYFRGVVYVTPSTLSQLAESLVPVGALPKGQTPAAKGNKAPNVLPGLPDLGKTVDGLLDGLGGSLLGLLGKQPPKASRTSATDPTSALGLTALQEQNLLGQLLGGNK; translated from the coding sequence ATGAGTGCCTCGAACCTGTTCCGGCGCAGCGCCGTCGGCCTGACGGCCGTCGCTGTCGTCGCCGTCGGCGTCGTCGTAACCGGAGGTGACGACGACACCAACCAGATCACCACGACCATCGCTGATGCCGGCCAGTTGGAGAACGGCGCCGAAGTCCGCTCGGCCGGCGTGCGCATCGGTCAGGTCTCCGGCATCCAGTTGGTCGGGAAGAAGGCCCAATTGACCCTCGAGGTCAACGACGGTGTCCTCCCGCTCCACGACGACGCGACGCTGACGATGCGACCGGTCAACGTGCTCGGAGAGAACTACATCGACCTCGATGCGGGCTCCGACAAGGCGGCCTTCACCGACTCCACGGTGATCCCCGAGGAGCGGACATCGACGGCCGTCACCCTGCAGGACGTGTTGAACACCTTCGAGGACCCCACCGCAGCAGGACTCGCCTCGCTCGTCACGACCCTCGGCGAGGGCCTCGATGACAACGGCGCCGAGCTGGCCAAGGCGCTGAAGGTGCTCGCGCCGGCCATGCAGGACACCGGCAGGGTCGGGGCCATCCTGTCCGAGCAGAACGAGGTGCTCGCCAGCCTGGTCAAGGCCACTGACCCGGTCACCGCCGCGCTGGCCGCGGACGGCGGCAAGACCCTCGACTCGCTCGTCGAGTCGACGCGCGACACGTTGGCCGCGCTCGGGAACCAGCAGGTGGCGCTCGAGGCGACCCTTCGGGAACTGCCGGGAACCCTGCTCTCCGCTCAGCGCACCCTCGCCCGGTTCGGTGCGACGGCGCGGGCTGGAACACCCACGCTGAAGGCCCTGCGACCGCTGACGGGCGATCTCGACGACGTCGTGAAGGAGTTGCGCAACTTTGCCGACTCCGCCGACCCGGCGCTCGCCTCCCTCAAGCCCGTGCTCGACGAGGCCGATCGGCTGCTCGATGCCGCGGCCCCGGTGGTGGCGACGCTGCGCCAGACCGGACCGGACCTGGCGTCGACGGCAGCGTCCCTCAAGCCGGTCAGCCGGGCGCTGCTCGACAACCACCTCCAGGACGTCATGGACTTCGTGCGCAAGTGGGCGCTGAGCACCAACGGCCGCGATGGGTTGTCCCACTACTTCCGCGGTGTCGTCTACGTGACGCCGTCGACGCTGAGCCAGTTGGCGGAGTCGCTCGTCCCTGTCGGCGCTCTGCCGAAGGGCCAGACGCCCGCCGCGAAGGGCAACAAGGCGCCGAATGTGTTGCCCGGCCTTCCGGACCTCGGCAAGACGGTGGACGGACTGCTGGACGGCCTCGGCGGCAGCCTTCTCGGCCTGCTCGGCAAGCAGCCACCGAAGGCCTCGAGGACCTCGGCCACCGACCCGACCAGCGCCCTTGGCCTCACCGCTCTGCAGGAACAGAACCTGCTCGGCCAGCTCCTGGGAGGAAACAAGTGA